TGATTCAGCATGGTTACGTTTTGACAATGAATCCCAAACGGGAAATCATTCCTGATGGAGCTGTCTATATCGAGGGCAACAAAATCAAATGGATTGGGAAAACAGAGGATTTTTCCGGATACAAGCCTGAGAAGACGATAGACGCCAAGAACATGGTGGTCATGCCGGGCCTGATTGATACACATGTCCATCTTGCCCAAGCTATGATTCGTGGTATGGCTGATGATGTATCTCTCGTTGATTGGCTGAAGAAGTATGTCTGGGTTTTGCAGGGAAATTACACCGAAGACGATGGACGTGCTTCTGCAGAGCTTTGCATGGCCGAAATGATTCGAACAGGCACAACCTCTTTTCTAGAATGTATGATTCACACAAGGTATGGATTCAACGGAATTGCAGAAGCCGTCGAAGAAATCGGAATGAGAGCAGCCCTTTCAAAGATCATAATGGATTCAACCGGTTATGCAGATAGTCCTGATATCATGTATCCTGGTATGGTTGAGGAAAAAGATGAATGCCTAGATGAGACGGAAGAGATGCTATCTCGTTGGCATGGAAAAGCGGATGGGAGAATCCAGGTATGGTACGGCTTACGATCACTTGGAGCAGTCACTCCCAGTTTGTTCAAGGAAGTGACTCGCCTTGCTGATGAGCATGATACTCGAATGACCATGCATCTCGGAGAAGTCGAAGATGATGTCAGGTATGTTCGGAATGAATACGATATGGGATTAACCGAGTTTGCTGAAAAGCAGGGATTACTCGGTCCAGACATGGTATTTGCCCATGGTGTGCATCTTTCAGACGAGGATCTGACTCGCTTGGCGAAGACCAAGACCAATATCTCACATTGTCCTGCAAGCAATATGAAACTGGCATCGGGATTTGCAAGGGTCCCTGAAATGCTGGAACGTGGGATTCCCGTTTCCCTTGGTTGTGATGGGGGGCCCAGTAACAACACCTACGATATGGTTCGAGAGATGCGCCTTGCTGCTCTGGTGCATAAGGCAGTCGTTGATGATCCTCTCGTTATGAGTGCTGAGGATGTTATTGAGATTGCGACTCTTGGCGGAGCAGTAGCAATGGGAATCGAAGATAAGGTTGGATCGCTCGAAGAAGAGAAGCTGGCAGACATCATCCTTGTTGATATGGATGGTCTCTCTCTCACGCCAAGTGTAAACCCAGTGTCGAACTTGGTATATTCTGGAAGTGGCACAGATGTTGATACCGTACTTGTAAACGGGCGAATCCTCATGCGAAACAAGGAGCTTCTGACATTAGACGAAGAAGCTGTGAAGCAAAGAGCAAGGCGCAGAGCTGTCGACTTGATGGAACGAGCAGATATCAACGTAGAACCAAAGTGGCCAACGAGATAGATTTCTGCTAAAGATGTACCAGAAACCCTCTCAACTGATAATTGCCTCTCTCTCGAAGAGCTTGGCTCCAAGTACGAGGAATACGATTGTGAATGTAAGAAGATATGCTACATTTCCCAAGAGACTGAGTGGAGTGGCGGCTCCTGACAGCACACCGTTGAGGAACATGATTGCATGGCTGAATGGTATTGCTAGGACAAATAGGCCGAAGAGCCCTCCATATTGATTTACGCTTCCGGTAAACCCTAGGATTCCGATCACCATGGTCGGAACTAGAAGTACCAGATTGTTAATCGATTCCGCTGTAGCTTGATCCTTTGACAGGCAGGAAATGACCACCCCTATGCCGATGGCACATAGAAGCACTAAGAATTGGCAGAAGAATATGAGTGGCAGTGTTGCTACATTCACGGTGTAAAGGTTAGTATAGTACTGTGCAGGTTGGGGCGGAAGAGCAGCTGCTCTTAATATGATTGACAAGTTGTAAACCAAAATTCCAATTATCGTAAACGCAGAATAGATCATAGTTAGTAGAAGTCCAGCAAACAGCTTGGCTGCCAGTATCTTGATTCTACTGAGAGGAACAACCAGCAGCGCCTCAAGGGTATTCCGCTCCTTTTCGCCAGCAAATGATTTGCCAACATAGGGCGATGGCGCAAGAACTGATGTAATCATAACCAAAAAGATTGCCAGCTGATGTCCGTATGTGGCTTCCGGTGCTACGTTATAGTAATCAAACTCGACCCTTCGAATAACATTGATTTTGTCTATTACATTAGATGCGAAGTTCTGGATTCGTGCGGCAGCAGCAGTAGCACGGTAGTTTGCAGTGTTCACCCAGATTGATAACGTACTTCGATTCTGTTGCTCAAGGTTTTCTGTGAAATTCTCAGGTATCACTACCCAAACTGATACGGACCGATTCTCAACAAGATTCTGCCCTTCAGAAGGTGTTACATTGATTAGCTCCTTTATGAGAAGCTCTGACTGATTTCCCTCGATATTATCATAGAGTCTTTGCCCCCATTCGTCACCGTCCTGCATGGTGATATACACGGTTTCCGGTTCCTCTGTTGTCTGTGCA
The window above is part of the Candidatus Lokiarchaeota archaeon genome. Proteins encoded here:
- a CDS encoding ABC transporter permease subunit, with the protein product MGRKKKRTGTKSMWMLKKEVKSVLRSRWLILGFIISPLFAWLFQGAFLSFIVAQTTEEPETVYITMQDGDEWGQRLYDNIEGNQSELLIKELINVTPSEGQNLVENRSVSVWVVIPENFTENLEQQNRSTLSIWVNTANYRATAAAARIQNFASNVIDKINVIRRVEFDYYNVAPEATYGHQLAIFLVMITSVLAPSPYVGKSFAGEKERNTLEALLVVPLSRIKILAAKLFAGLLLTMIYSAFTIIGILVYNLSIILRAAALPPQPAQYYTNLYTVNVATLPLIFFCQFLVLLCAIGIGVVISCLSKDQATAESINNLVLLVPTMVIGILGFTGSVNQYGGLFGLFVLAIPFSHAIMFLNGVLSGAATPLSLLGNVAYLLTFTIVFLVLGAKLFEREAIIS
- a CDS encoding amidohydrolase family protein; translated protein: MNTPESTLIQHGYVLTMNPKREIIPDGAVYIEGNKIKWIGKTEDFSGYKPEKTIDAKNMVVMPGLIDTHVHLAQAMIRGMADDVSLVDWLKKYVWVLQGNYTEDDGRASAELCMAEMIRTGTTSFLECMIHTRYGFNGIAEAVEEIGMRAALSKIIMDSTGYADSPDIMYPGMVEEKDECLDETEEMLSRWHGKADGRIQVWYGLRSLGAVTPSLFKEVTRLADEHDTRMTMHLGEVEDDVRYVRNEYDMGLTEFAEKQGLLGPDMVFAHGVHLSDEDLTRLAKTKTNISHCPASNMKLASGFARVPEMLERGIPVSLGCDGGPSNNTYDMVREMRLAALVHKAVVDDPLVMSAEDVIEIATLGGAVAMGIEDKVGSLEEEKLADIILVDMDGLSLTPSVNPVSNLVYSGSGTDVDTVLVNGRILMRNKELLTLDEEAVKQRARRRAVDLMERADINVEPKWPTR